A portion of the Edaphobacter lichenicola genome contains these proteins:
- a CDS encoding RNA polymerase sigma factor, producing MNSTERSLANSPEFSWDAGAYDEKLLHAAKAGSHTAFEELQKIYASRLYKCIRSITRNHEDAEDALQDTLIRAYRALPSFEGRSSLSTWLTRIAINSALMIIRKRRSRPEISLEQPLDPGEESSLFDVIDNGMNPEQLCDQEQRCDRIQHAIHRLDPTSRTTLLIRISKETPIREIAHDLDVSLASAKSRLYRARKRLTRSPPFLVSKSL from the coding sequence ATGAATTCTACGGAGCGTTCTTTAGCAAACTCGCCGGAATTCAGTTGGGATGCGGGCGCATATGATGAGAAACTTCTGCATGCCGCGAAAGCAGGATCCCACACAGCTTTTGAGGAACTACAAAAGATATACGCTAGCCGTCTTTATAAATGCATCCGGTCCATAACGCGTAACCACGAAGACGCCGAGGACGCATTGCAGGACACGCTGATCCGTGCGTATCGAGCCCTGCCATCCTTTGAAGGAAGATCCAGTCTCTCAACTTGGTTAACTAGAATTGCCATAAACTCGGCGCTAATGATCATACGCAAACGCCGGTCGCGCCCCGAGATTTCGCTTGAACAGCCGCTCGATCCTGGAGAGGAGAGCTCTTTGTTCGATGTTATCGACAATGGGATGAATCCCGAGCAACTCTGTGATCAGGAACAACGATGCGATAGGATTCAACATGCGATTCACAGACTTGATCCTACTTCGCGAACAACATTGCTCATCCGTATTTCGAAAGAGACGCCCATCAGGGAGATAGCGCATGACCTCGATGTTTCTTTAGCTTCAGCTAAGTCCAGACTTTATCGAGCGCGAAAGCGGCTGACGCGATCTCCTCCATTTCTCGTCTCCAAAAGTCTCTAA
- a CDS encoding BadF/BadG/BcrA/BcrD ATPase family protein, translating into MSQFLVGLDVGSTTVKAIVVDAASDKTIWQDYQRHETRQPEKVLEFLRRMEADTGIAPGNTRIFITGSGGGTIAEMIGAKFVQEVHAVSLAVEKLHPEVYSVIELGGQDAKIIVFKDDEETGRKKKIPSMNDKCAGGTGAVIDKINAKLKIPAAELSNQGYHNVKLHKVAGKCGVFAETDINGLQKTGTPPDELMASLFEAIVLQNLSVLTRGHTLRPHVLLLGGPNGFIRGMREAWQANIPRMWKERKVEIPEGTTPEELIKVPENAQYFAALGSVEFGKEEEPEVGRYLGAEKLLYYIDFGRAEEKATSGGKGLVAEDAELVAFKAAYTKKKFKPAEFYPGQLVSGFVGIDGGSTSTKAVVLDKDGEILCKTYQLSNGNPIQDTIEMFEKLREQIETKGAALEVLGVGTTGYAKDILKDVLNADVALVETVAHTESALKFYDDPHVIVDVGGQDIKLIVLKDGRVKDFKLNTQCSAGNGYFLQSTAEGFGKKVEEFADIAFAAKSMPTFGYGCAVFMQSDIVNFQRQGWRSEEILAGLADVLPKNIFLYIASIPNLATLGSRFVLQGGTQNNLAVVKAEVDFIKSSFRANGKEPEIIVHEHCGESGAIGAAQEALRLWKNGRQTTFIGIEAVAKIHYRTTRNEDTRCYFCKNNCLRTFIDVDVTGGEGAEHAHVHAAPTDRLATAEEVAHVVASLPSLEQIEANLPPVESHGSSCGTGGGHSSSSVFKAKVEPLVQIQLSPGSSKVIELPKPLEFQPRKTKVPLRTGEQRLIIATCEKGTVEDLDEMKDIKADIDKVKAVNPNFVDIAAHDVFRHRDVEIVSDSVPAIKGLFISKATRERAGLMERRKDFRVGIPRLLNTYTYAPFFNAYFASIGLKPENILYSDYTTPELYRAGASRGAIDPCYPSKIGIAHVYNLLATKHAKKPLHAIWFPMYDVLHSHLVNLTGSNACPTVTATPETVKAAFTKESDIFAENGISYMDPILNLQDERLCADQMFKALSPVLGVSREENERAVAVGFKALHVCEADIRRQARETLDQLEREDRIGIVMLGRVYHHDPGLNHEIMEEFQKLGYPVFSQSTLPLDEDLLDRLFGEEVRAGLITHPLDISDVWKNRYSTSTNHKVWAAKFTARHPNLVALEVSSFKCGHDAPIYGVIEGIIEQSGTPYFSFKDLDENKPSGSIRIRVETIDYFLRRYREDIVKRRHVEKDIESQLAALEQSLRNQSLYTGSLAV; encoded by the coding sequence ATGTCCCAATTCCTGGTTGGTTTGGACGTAGGCTCCACAACTGTCAAAGCTATCGTGGTAGATGCCGCGTCAGACAAAACTATCTGGCAGGACTATCAGCGTCATGAAACACGTCAACCGGAAAAAGTCCTCGAGTTTCTGCGTCGCATGGAAGCAGACACTGGGATCGCTCCCGGAAATACACGCATCTTCATCACCGGTTCAGGCGGCGGAACGATCGCGGAGATGATCGGTGCAAAGTTCGTACAGGAGGTGCATGCAGTTTCGCTCGCAGTAGAGAAGCTTCATCCCGAAGTGTACTCCGTAATCGAACTCGGAGGACAAGACGCAAAGATCATCGTTTTTAAGGACGACGAGGAGACGGGACGCAAAAAAAAGATCCCTTCCATGAACGACAAGTGCGCGGGCGGAACAGGAGCGGTAATCGACAAGATTAACGCGAAGCTCAAAATTCCTGCTGCAGAGCTTTCCAACCAGGGCTACCACAATGTCAAACTACATAAGGTAGCAGGGAAGTGCGGAGTATTCGCCGAAACCGACATCAATGGGCTGCAAAAAACCGGAACTCCGCCCGATGAATTAATGGCTTCTCTCTTCGAAGCAATTGTGCTGCAAAACTTAAGCGTATTAACTCGTGGGCATACGCTTCGTCCGCACGTTCTCCTGCTGGGCGGGCCAAACGGTTTTATCCGCGGTATGCGCGAGGCGTGGCAAGCTAATATTCCACGCATGTGGAAAGAACGCAAAGTCGAGATTCCAGAGGGCACAACCCCTGAGGAACTGATTAAAGTACCTGAAAATGCGCAGTACTTCGCGGCTTTGGGATCTGTAGAGTTCGGCAAAGAAGAAGAGCCGGAGGTCGGTCGCTACTTAGGCGCAGAAAAGCTTCTTTACTATATCGACTTCGGACGCGCAGAGGAGAAGGCAACTTCTGGCGGCAAAGGTCTTGTTGCGGAGGATGCGGAACTTGTTGCCTTCAAAGCGGCCTACACGAAGAAGAAATTTAAGCCCGCAGAATTTTATCCAGGACAGCTGGTGTCTGGTTTCGTCGGAATCGACGGCGGCTCTACCTCAACGAAGGCTGTTGTACTCGATAAAGATGGAGAGATTCTCTGCAAGACCTACCAACTCTCGAACGGCAATCCAATCCAGGACACCATCGAGATGTTCGAGAAGCTTCGAGAACAGATCGAAACCAAGGGTGCGGCGCTCGAAGTGTTAGGTGTCGGCACCACTGGATACGCAAAAGACATTCTCAAGGATGTTCTGAACGCTGACGTCGCGCTGGTTGAGACTGTCGCACATACAGAATCGGCTCTGAAATTCTACGATGATCCGCATGTCATCGTCGATGTCGGCGGTCAGGACATCAAGCTTATCGTCCTGAAGGACGGCCGGGTCAAAGACTTCAAGTTAAACACGCAGTGCTCAGCAGGTAATGGATACTTTCTGCAATCGACGGCAGAGGGCTTCGGCAAGAAGGTTGAGGAGTTTGCAGACATCGCCTTCGCTGCTAAATCTATGCCAACCTTTGGCTATGGATGCGCCGTCTTCATGCAGTCCGACATCGTCAATTTTCAACGCCAGGGATGGAGGTCGGAAGAGATCTTGGCCGGACTCGCCGACGTACTTCCCAAGAATATTTTTTTATACATCGCAAGTATTCCGAATCTCGCCACTCTCGGATCCCGCTTTGTTCTTCAAGGCGGTACGCAGAATAATCTTGCCGTCGTTAAGGCAGAAGTTGACTTCATCAAGTCGAGCTTCCGCGCCAATGGTAAAGAACCGGAGATTATCGTGCATGAACACTGTGGCGAATCCGGTGCAATAGGTGCTGCGCAAGAAGCGCTCCGACTTTGGAAGAATGGACGGCAAACCACGTTCATTGGTATCGAGGCGGTGGCAAAAATTCACTATCGAACCACTCGAAACGAAGATACACGCTGCTATTTTTGCAAGAATAATTGTCTGCGCACCTTCATCGATGTCGACGTAACAGGTGGAGAAGGTGCGGAACATGCCCATGTTCACGCAGCCCCGACCGATCGCCTTGCAACGGCTGAAGAGGTCGCGCACGTCGTCGCGAGCCTCCCGAGCCTTGAACAGATCGAAGCGAACCTTCCTCCAGTCGAATCACATGGTTCTTCTTGTGGCACAGGCGGGGGGCATAGTTCTTCTTCTGTCTTCAAGGCTAAGGTTGAGCCGTTAGTCCAAATTCAGCTCAGTCCTGGATCCAGCAAGGTAATTGAACTTCCGAAACCGCTGGAGTTCCAACCACGCAAAACCAAAGTCCCTCTACGAACAGGAGAGCAGCGACTCATCATTGCCACCTGCGAGAAGGGAACAGTGGAAGATCTGGATGAGATGAAAGACATCAAGGCCGATATCGATAAAGTAAAAGCCGTCAATCCAAACTTCGTCGACATCGCAGCCCACGATGTATTTCGGCATCGCGACGTAGAAATCGTCTCCGACTCCGTACCGGCTATAAAGGGATTGTTCATCTCGAAAGCAACAAGAGAGCGCGCTGGGCTGATGGAGCGTCGGAAAGACTTCCGCGTTGGGATTCCGCGTCTCCTTAACACCTACACGTATGCACCATTCTTTAATGCGTACTTCGCGAGCATTGGGTTGAAGCCGGAAAACATCCTCTACTCCGACTACACAACACCAGAACTCTATCGTGCAGGTGCGAGCCGCGGCGCGATCGATCCTTGTTATCCATCAAAGATTGGTATAGCCCACGTATACAACCTCCTTGCAACGAAGCACGCCAAAAAGCCGCTTCATGCAATCTGGTTTCCGATGTATGACGTGCTCCATTCGCATCTGGTGAATCTTACGGGATCTAACGCATGCCCGACCGTTACTGCAACACCGGAGACGGTCAAAGCTGCGTTTACCAAGGAAAGCGACATCTTTGCCGAAAATGGTATTAGCTACATGGACCCGATCCTGAACCTTCAGGACGAAAGGCTCTGTGCTGACCAAATGTTTAAGGCGTTGAGTCCCGTATTAGGTGTCAGTCGTGAAGAAAATGAGCGGGCCGTTGCTGTTGGTTTCAAGGCTTTGCATGTATGCGAGGCCGATATTCGCCGGCAAGCACGCGAGACGCTCGATCAGCTCGAACGCGAGGACCGTATCGGCATCGTGATGCTGGGACGCGTCTATCATCACGATCCTGGTCTTAATCACGAGATCATGGAAGAGTTCCAGAAGCTGGGATATCCGGTTTTCTCGCAAAGCACCTTGCCATTGGACGAAGATTTGCTAGATCGCCTCTTTGGGGAAGAGGTTCGCGCAGGGCTGATCACTCATCCGTTGGATATCAGCGATGTCTGGAAGAATCGCTACTCCACCAGCACGAATCATAAAGTTTGGGCTGCCAAGTTCACGGCACGTCATCCCAATCTCGTCGCGCTTGAGGTATCCAGTTTTAAGTGCGGGCACGATGCTCCCATCTACGGAGTAATTGAGGGAATTATCGAACAGTCAGGCACACCGTATTTCTCATTCAAGGACCTTGATGAGAACAAGCCTTCCGGCTCCATCCGCATTCGTGTAGAGACAATCGACTATTTCCTGCGTCGTTACCGTGAAGATATAGTTAAGCGCCGCCACGTTGAGAAAGATATCGAAAGTCAGCTCGCTGCTCTGGAGCAATCGCTTCGAAATCAATCCCTATATACCGGGTCACTTGCGGTGTAG
- a CDS encoding radical SAM protein, with product MARIALPKHLASRMSYILPRSLWTESCQELGRQTVGWHAETLFFDVLTICCAKKLCISISYRESEFCRSVARDLHMAVSPRPIRSLKFAEIRVFKFVSRGFRMHVEQRTEEQPNFRLDVPLHDLLTKPAGPPLGLRPVGKPQTFPDPVFPQHPELIGPIDPSEFWRPPEKRHWTPGQIYHGMRGWLFPYIRSRVTAGDFHPLIAYLFTEFKCNLDCHYCWAFDNQVKGMTEDTAKRSVDWLHSTGCRVLAYMGGEPLLRPDLIHRITYYAAKKNFWIYLPTNARLLRTDVIDKLADAGLSTFNIAVDAVDLKPGLPKALVPIRKQFDYLIRKQYQYGFSVFLNINICRNNLDDVRELTEIAHENGIATDYHINESPLLEQDEHFKHAANNVTYITKDDWPAVEETIQWLTEKQDAGYQMVNSNARLWQMVDFMKGNHFPWNCRAGQNSMIIRVDGTLAPCFPMYTASYDWGVVGDHKFDTKQLDHQKETCQTHCFSTLNHILGWCYNDQRVIKYFFKQLSHGFQGMKGQM from the coding sequence GTGGCAAGAATTGCACTACCTAAACATCTTGCATCGAGAATGTCATACATATTACCGCGCTCGCTTTGGACTGAGAGCTGCCAAGAACTTGGCAGGCAGACAGTCGGCTGGCATGCAGAGACACTATTTTTCGACGTACTCACAATTTGTTGCGCAAAAAAACTCTGTATATCAATTAGTTACAGAGAGTCAGAATTCTGCCGATCTGTGGCTCGTGATTTGCATATGGCTGTGTCACCGCGGCCAATTCGTTCGTTGAAATTCGCCGAAATCAGGGTTTTCAAGTTTGTTTCGAGGGGGTTCCGGATGCATGTGGAGCAGCGCACTGAAGAACAGCCTAATTTCAGGCTAGACGTCCCGCTGCACGATCTTCTCACGAAACCCGCAGGCCCACCTCTCGGCTTGCGGCCTGTGGGGAAACCGCAAACGTTTCCTGACCCAGTATTCCCACAGCACCCCGAACTGATTGGGCCCATTGATCCTTCCGAGTTCTGGAGACCGCCCGAAAAACGTCATTGGACGCCCGGGCAGATCTATCACGGAATGCGGGGCTGGCTGTTTCCCTATATTCGATCCAGGGTCACTGCCGGCGACTTCCATCCGTTAATCGCGTACCTCTTCACCGAGTTTAAGTGCAATCTCGATTGCCACTACTGCTGGGCCTTCGACAACCAAGTCAAGGGAATGACTGAGGATACGGCCAAGCGATCTGTTGACTGGCTCCACAGCACCGGTTGCCGAGTGCTCGCATACATGGGCGGCGAGCCGCTACTACGGCCCGATCTCATCCATCGAATAACCTACTACGCCGCCAAGAAGAACTTTTGGATCTACCTGCCAACGAACGCGCGGCTGCTACGCACCGACGTGATCGATAAGCTGGCCGATGCCGGGCTCTCTACGTTTAATATTGCGGTGGATGCCGTCGATCTGAAGCCTGGTTTACCCAAGGCGTTGGTGCCGATTCGTAAGCAATTCGACTACTTGATCCGTAAGCAGTACCAATACGGTTTTTCAGTCTTTCTCAATATCAATATCTGCCGCAATAACTTGGACGATGTGCGGGAACTCACCGAGATCGCTCACGAGAACGGCATCGCGACTGACTATCACATTAACGAATCTCCACTGCTCGAGCAAGACGAACACTTCAAGCATGCCGCCAATAACGTCACCTACATCACGAAAGACGATTGGCCAGCCGTGGAGGAGACGATTCAATGGCTGACCGAAAAGCAGGACGCCGGATATCAGATGGTGAACTCGAACGCGCGTCTATGGCAGATGGTTGATTTTATGAAAGGCAATCACTTCCCCTGGAACTGTCGCGCCGGACAGAACTCAATGATCATTCGCGTCGACGGTACGCTAGCTCCTTGCTTCCCGATGTACACCGCGAGTTATGACTGGGGTGTGGTCGGCGATCACAAGTTCGACACAAAGCAACTCGATCATCAGAAGGAAACCTGCCAAACCCACTGTTTTTCCACCCTCAATCACATCCTGGGCTGGTGCTACAACGACCAGCGAGTTATCAAGTATTTCTTCAAGCAACTCTCGCACGGCTTCCAGGGAATGAAGGGGCAGATGTAA
- a CDS encoding sigma 54-interacting transcriptional regulator, translating to MEAYSEPNQLLHFLPSVLSDLVDSDATALVLIDDGAFSCNVVSRDGSVIAESEPETWRAEIYQIISDQPQPIVVSLLHETEFHSIAQTFREQGNQSLCVFPLNTALHRLGVLCFARRSPDSFPKSEVDLLTIVADYVALAVDDCLNFSHSEVVRAQLESERRKLQLVLDLNNSVASNLEPREVLRSISPSIRKTMRLDGVALILPDPTNNQLQLYTLDFPGGADILHQDIPIPLDRSLAGKVFRSGKPWIGNLEELNSSGFDNWAIPVNKLETICMLPLIRRNRSLGVFCLVRLQKNAFASSDVEFLSQIAGQVAIAIDNAFAYRRITELSDQLKQENLYLEDEIRSELNFEEIIGNSAALSQVLRQVEAVAPTNSTVLIQGETGSGKELIARAVHNLSLRRRHSFVKLNCAAIPTGLLESELFGHEKGAFTGAIAQRIGRFELASQGTIFLDEISEIPIDLQPKLLRVLQEREYERLGSSRTLRTDARLIAATNRHLNTMVEEQEFRSDLFYRLNVFPIFVPPLRERKEDIPFLVRHFAQHFARNMTKEIDTIPAETMNALSNYSWPGNIRELQNIIERAVILTKGPVLKVSLADLKSKSPDTNGYINCAATLEEVERRHILSVLEQTKWVFAGPNGAAAKLGMKRPTLQFRMQKLGITRPPKF from the coding sequence TTGGAGGCTTACTCGGAGCCAAATCAGCTTCTGCATTTTTTGCCGTCCGTGCTGTCCGATCTGGTGGACTCGGATGCGACTGCCCTCGTTCTCATCGACGATGGCGCATTTTCATGCAACGTAGTCAGCCGCGACGGCTCCGTCATTGCCGAGTCTGAACCAGAGACATGGCGCGCAGAGATCTATCAGATCATTTCAGATCAGCCGCAGCCAATTGTTGTTTCATTGCTCCATGAAACTGAGTTTCACAGCATCGCCCAGACCTTTCGTGAGCAGGGCAACCAGTCTCTCTGTGTATTTCCTCTCAATACGGCGCTCCACCGCCTAGGGGTTCTTTGCTTTGCAAGGAGAAGCCCCGACTCTTTCCCGAAGAGCGAAGTTGACCTTCTAACTATTGTTGCAGACTATGTTGCGTTGGCAGTCGACGACTGCCTGAACTTCTCTCACTCAGAAGTCGTGCGAGCTCAGCTGGAGAGCGAACGCAGAAAGTTGCAACTCGTTCTCGATTTGAATAACAGCGTTGCGTCCAATCTAGAGCCGCGAGAAGTGCTTCGATCCATTTCTCCGAGCATTCGCAAAACCATGCGCTTAGACGGCGTAGCGCTTATTTTGCCAGATCCGACCAATAATCAACTCCAACTCTACACGCTGGATTTTCCTGGTGGTGCAGACATTCTGCATCAGGACATACCGATCCCCCTCGATCGATCGCTTGCCGGAAAAGTCTTTCGTTCTGGAAAACCGTGGATCGGTAATCTTGAAGAACTAAATAGCTCTGGCTTTGATAACTGGGCTATCCCAGTGAACAAGCTGGAGACTATCTGCATGCTCCCACTCATTAGGCGCAATCGTAGTCTCGGTGTTTTCTGTTTGGTCAGGCTCCAGAAAAACGCTTTTGCCTCATCCGATGTCGAATTTCTCTCACAGATAGCCGGCCAGGTAGCCATCGCGATTGACAATGCATTTGCTTATCGCCGGATTACGGAGCTTTCGGATCAACTTAAACAAGAGAATCTCTATTTGGAAGATGAGATTCGGAGTGAACTTAACTTCGAAGAGATCATAGGAAATAGCGCTGCGCTCAGCCAGGTATTGCGTCAAGTAGAAGCAGTCGCACCAACTAACTCTACCGTTCTCATCCAGGGCGAAACAGGCAGCGGAAAGGAACTTATTGCTCGAGCCGTCCATAACCTCAGCCTGCGACGCCGGCATTCGTTTGTCAAACTAAACTGTGCGGCGATTCCTACGGGTTTGCTTGAGAGCGAGTTGTTTGGGCACGAGAAAGGAGCGTTTACAGGGGCTATCGCACAACGGATCGGTCGTTTCGAATTGGCGTCTCAGGGAACTATATTCCTCGACGAAATTAGCGAGATTCCGATTGATCTGCAACCGAAGCTCTTACGTGTTTTGCAGGAACGTGAATATGAACGCTTAGGCAGTTCGCGTACGCTGCGCACAGATGCTCGACTTATCGCAGCCACGAATCGCCATTTGAACACAATGGTTGAGGAGCAAGAGTTCCGCTCTGATCTGTTTTACCGGTTGAACGTATTTCCAATTTTCGTTCCTCCGCTCAGAGAACGAAAAGAAGACATTCCGTTTCTCGTTCGACACTTTGCACAGCACTTTGCCCGCAACATGACGAAGGAGATCGACACCATACCCGCCGAGACCATGAACGCTCTGTCCAACTACTCGTGGCCCGGAAACATTCGTGAATTGCAAAACATCATCGAACGAGCCGTCATCCTAACGAAGGGGCCCGTGCTGAAAGTTTCATTGGCCGATTTGAAGTCTAAATCTCCCGACACAAATGGCTATATAAATTGTGCCGCCACCCTCGAAGAGGTCGAAAGAAGACATATTCTCTCGGTGTTGGAGCAGACCAAATGGGTATTTGCTGGCCCGAACGGAGCAGCCGCGAAACTTGGAATGAAGCGTCCGACGTTGCAATTTCGGATGCAGAAACTTGGTATCACCCGCCCGCCGAAATTCTAG